One segment of Thermincola ferriacetica DNA contains the following:
- a CDS encoding DUF5343 domain-containing protein, which yields MAEKQSYPRIPASNWWTLRSQFQKTLPTVVTASYLKSLLNLTNEKGAANLLSPLKQMGLIDDDNKPTQRANDWRSDAKYEDTCREILKDVYPQELLDLFPGPEIDKKAVADWFMHTAALGKSAAEFTAATFILLNQPLSAMVEEKVKKPKTQSAKAKANGTNQPKSRVAVTSNIETSVPVTSTVVPGITTPSAIPTPNQTLNPSLHIDLQIHISPEATPEQIDTIFASIAKHLYAK from the coding sequence ATGGCCGAAAAGCAATCCTACCCCCGCATTCCTGCTAGTAATTGGTGGACTCTTCGTTCCCAGTTTCAAAAAACCTTGCCTACAGTTGTAACAGCAAGTTATTTGAAATCTCTTCTTAACTTGACCAATGAAAAGGGGGCAGCCAATCTATTATCTCCTTTGAAGCAAATGGGATTGATAGATGATGATAATAAACCAACACAACGCGCTAATGATTGGCGTAGTGATGCAAAATATGAAGATACTTGTAGAGAAATATTAAAAGATGTTTATCCACAAGAATTGCTAGACCTTTTTCCAGGGCCTGAAATTGACAAGAAAGCTGTTGCAGACTGGTTTATGCATACTGCTGCCTTAGGTAAAAGTGCAGCGGAGTTTACTGCAGCCACTTTTATTCTCCTAAATCAACCACTTTCTGCAATGGTTGAGGAAAAGGTTAAAAAACCAAAAACTCAGAGTGCAAAAGCTAAGGCAAACGGTACAAATCAACCCAAAAGCCGGGTAGCAGTTACGTCCAACATTGAGACTTCCGTTCCGGTTACAAGCACTGTGGTACCTGGAATTACGACTCCATCCGCGATTCCTACACCCAATCAAACACTAAACCCATCATTACATATAGATTTACAGATACATATCTCTCCCGAGGCTACACCCGAACAAATAGATACAATCTTTGCAAGTATTGCAAAACATCTGTATGCGAAATGA
- a CDS encoding restriction endonuclease, protein MPVPKFDELFNPLLKALKLLGGSASISEMEEKVAEILQLCDEDINEIHSGSRTKLNYNLAWARTYLKRYGLLENSTRGVWALTNEGLNTASVDPSDVVKVGRGQAPQGTVEGERGQPVVLEEEIEQTWKEKLLQTIKEMSPDAFERLCMRLLRELGFDNVEVTGRSGDMGIDGKGVLKLGGVLSFNIAFQAKRYKDSVSPGVIRDFRGAIEGRADKGLIISTGIFTKAAKEEASRDGAKTIDLIDGEELAEKLKNLRIGVKVTEKIVEEISIDTDWFKKL, encoded by the coding sequence ATGCCAGTTCCAAAATTTGACGAATTGTTTAACCCTCTTCTTAAAGCACTGAAATTGCTGGGCGGATCGGCTTCCATTTCTGAAATGGAAGAAAAGGTTGCTGAAATCTTGCAGTTGTGCGACGAAGACATAAATGAAATACATAGTGGAAGCCGTACAAAGTTAAATTATAATTTGGCTTGGGCGAGAACATATCTGAAGCGGTATGGTTTACTTGAAAATTCCACAAGAGGAGTTTGGGCACTAACTAATGAGGGACTTAACACTGCTAGTGTGGACCCTTCCGATGTAGTAAAAGTAGGCAGGGGGCAAGCTCCACAGGGTACAGTTGAAGGTGAAAGGGGGCAACCTGTTGTTTTAGAAGAAGAGATTGAACAAACATGGAAGGAGAAATTGTTACAAACTATTAAGGAGATGTCACCTGATGCTTTTGAGAGACTGTGTATGAGGCTTCTGAGAGAGCTAGGGTTTGATAATGTTGAAGTAACAGGCAGATCTGGTGATATGGGCATTGATGGAAAAGGTGTACTTAAACTTGGAGGAGTTTTATCATTTAACATTGCATTTCAAGCTAAAAGATATAAAGATAGTGTTTCACCAGGGGTGATTAGAGATTTCCGAGGGGCAATAGAAGGAAGGGCTGATAAAGGTCTAATAATTAGTACAGGGATTTTTACTAAAGCAGCAAAGGAAGAAGCGTCAAGGGATGGGGCTAAGACTATAGATTTAATAGATGGAGAAGAACTGGCAGAAAAACTGAAAAACTTAAGAATTGGTGTTAAGGTAACAGAAAAAATAGTTGAAGAAATTTCCATAGATACAGACTGGTTTAAAAAACTGTAA